TAGGTGGAGCTTCGCGTTTGCCGTATGTTTTACGCGGCCTCTCAAAAAAGATATCGACCAGGCGCTTTTTCTCGAACAGATTGACCTCCAAAAAGTGTAATAGCTGAGAGAGCCTTTTTTCGAGCCCATATCTTTGCTTTAGGATCGCCAAAATGAGGTAAACGATCATAGCAATCCAGATCTGAGTTTTTACTGCATTTGGGGAAGTGCCATAGAAGCTTTTCACCTTGAGGTTTTGCTTGATCCATTTGAAAAACAACTCAATTTCCCAGCGAGCTTTGTATAACGCTGCGATAGTATCTGCCGGTAGATCGAAATTGTTGGTCAAGAATACCAAGGTTCGATGCCGGTCTTCATCACGAAAGCTTACCCTTCGCAAGCGTTTTGGATACTTTGCCCTGGTGCCCTTGCTGAAGAGGAGAATTTCCTGGTCACTTCTCAAGCCAAGGGATTTGTCG
Above is a window of Deltaproteobacteria bacterium DNA encoding:
- a CDS encoding transposase, yielding DKSLGLRSDQEILLFSKGTRAKYPKRLRRVSFRDEDRHRTLVFLTNNFDLPADTIAALYKARWEIELFFKWIKQNLKVKSFYGTSPNAVKTQIWIAMIVYLILAILKQRYGLEKRLSQLLHFLEVNLFEKKRLVDIFFERPRKTYGKREAPPKQLTLFDY